A single window of Cloacibacillus sp. DNA harbors:
- a CDS encoding biotin--[acetyl-CoA-carboxylase] ligase, with amino-acid sequence MANTANHGGEETTSKAVVFETLYEGRGRILSSAQLTQRLDMSRQAVNKIIAALREEGIPIESIPQKGYRLGDIESAEMLSPTLMEYFLRDNPCFGSFIFMKQAESTQSVIKKYARQNEPEGLVAAAEVQTEGRGRRGRTWQSAAGKNLMFSVLLRPKLRPGDVQLLNLAAGMAVKKTLIEECGLACELKWPNDILCGGKKICGILSEAAGEPDRLYYAVTGAGVNVNAAAEEIDEELRETATSIYIETGRFTPRWRLLAALLANFAKLLLPLATKDGPSELISLYRTECDTIGREIKVTQDEETFTGRAADVTTEGALVVETAEGAKVFVAADVHHLRLA; translated from the coding sequence TTGGCAAACACGGCAAATCACGGAGGCGAAGAGACTACAAGCAAAGCCGTAGTCTTTGAGACGCTTTATGAAGGGCGCGGCCGGATACTTTCCAGTGCGCAGCTCACGCAAAGACTCGACATGTCGCGGCAGGCCGTCAACAAAATAATAGCGGCGCTGCGCGAGGAAGGCATTCCGATAGAATCTATTCCGCAAAAAGGCTATCGGCTGGGCGACATTGAAAGCGCAGAGATGCTATCCCCCACGCTTATGGAATACTTTCTGCGGGACAACCCGTGCTTTGGCTCCTTTATCTTTATGAAGCAGGCGGAGTCGACGCAGAGCGTCATAAAAAAATACGCGCGGCAGAACGAACCCGAGGGCCTTGTGGCCGCGGCGGAGGTGCAGACGGAGGGACGCGGGCGGCGCGGGCGCACGTGGCAGTCGGCTGCGGGGAAAAATCTTATGTTCTCCGTGCTTTTGAGGCCGAAGCTCCGGCCCGGCGACGTGCAGCTGCTGAACTTAGCGGCTGGCATGGCCGTGAAAAAAACCTTGATTGAAGAGTGCGGCCTTGCGTGCGAATTAAAATGGCCGAACGACATACTCTGCGGCGGCAAAAAAATCTGCGGCATTTTAAGCGAGGCCGCCGGCGAACCGGACAGGCTCTATTACGCGGTGACTGGCGCGGGCGTCAATGTGAACGCGGCGGCGGAAGAAATAGATGAAGAGCTGAGGGAGACGGCCACCTCGATATATATTGAGACGGGACGTTTTACGCCGAGATGGCGGCTGCTTGCAGCGCTGCTTGCAAACTTTGCGAAGCTGCTGTTGCCGCTTGCCACAAAGGACGGCCCCTCTGAGCTTATTTCTTTATACCGCACGGAATGTGATACAATCGGCAGGGAAATCAAAGTGACGCAGGATGAAGAAACATTCACCGGCAGAGCGGCCGACGTGACCACTGAGGGCGCCCTCGTCGTCGAGACGGCGGAGGGCGCGAAAGTATTCGTGGCGGCCGATGTGCATCATCTGCGCCTGGCATAG